The window CTGGTCCTCGGGATGGTTCACGAACCGCTGGACCCGGAAGTGCAGCTCGTCCAGATCGTGCGCGCGCACCGCGGCCCCGGCCTCCTGGAGGAAGTCGCAGTTCCGCTCCTCCTGGCCCGGGATCGGACGGTACACGACCATGGGGACGCCGCGTGCCATCGCCTCGCTGACCGTGAGCCCGCCCGACTTGCCGACGAGCAGATCCGACGCGGCCATGAAGAGATCGATCTGGTCCGTGAAGCCGTGGATCTTGATCCGGTCCTCCATGCCGCGCGCGCGCGCCTGGAGTCGCCGGCGCAGTTCCTCGTTCTTCCCCGTGATCACGAGCACCTGGACCCGCGGCGGGAGATCCAGCATCACGTCGAACATGCCGTCGAGCGGCCCCCATCCGTGCCCGCCCCCCATCAACAGCATCGTGGCCCTCGCCGGATCCGGATCGAGGGCGAGCGCGCGCCGCGCTTCCTCCTGGGGCACCGTGATCGAGAAGCGCGGATCGATCGGCACGCCGGTGACCTCGACCCGCTCGGCCGCGACCACGCCGGTGTCGACCAGCTCTTCCTTCGTCGCGTCCGCGGCGACGTAGTACCGGTCCATGCCGCGATAGACCCAGATGGGATGCACCATGAAGTCCGTGATCGCGGTGTAGACCGGCACCCGCACGAGGCCGCGCTCGCGAAGGAAGGCATAGACCTCGGCGGGCAGGAACTGCGTGCACAGGATGGCGTCGGGCTGGTGTCGCTCCACGGCATCGAGATATCCGCGACAGTTCCAGAGCGTGAGGCGCGTGCGCAGCTCCTGGCGGAATCCCTCGATGGGGGTCCGCTCGGAGCGGCGGTAGACGAGCCCCCACATGCGCGGGGCGCGCGCGACCATCCGGTTGTAGGTCGACGCGTAGAAGGTGCGGAAGAGGCGCGACGAGTAGACGAGCGCGTCCTGCACCATGGGCTCGGCCACGGGATCGAGCTGCTGGATCGCGCGCTCCACGGCGCGCGCGGCGCGCTCGTGCCCCGCGCCGGCGCGGACATGGAGGATGAGCACGCGCTTGGCGGCGACCGGGAGCCGCGACGCAGCCTCGACTCGCGGACGATCAGTAGAACTGACGGCGTCCCCCCGGGTAGGCGTTCGGGACATGCTCGAGACGGAGCTCCGATCCATCGCCCCCCCAGGTGATGCCGATGACGTCGAAGCGAACGGGCCGACCCATCAACCCGCGGCG of the Candidatus Eisenbacteria bacterium genome contains:
- a CDS encoding glycosyltransferase, translating into MSRTPTRGDAVSSTDRPRVEAASRLPVAAKRVLILHVRAGAGHERAARAVERAIQQLDPVAEPMVQDALVYSSRLFRTFYASTYNRMVARAPRMWGLVYRRSERTPIEGFRQELRTRLTLWNCRGYLDAVERHQPDAILCTQFLPAEVYAFLRERGLVRVPVYTAITDFMVHPIWVYRGMDRYYVAADATKEELVDTGVVAAERVEVTGVPIDPRFSITVPQEEARRALALDPDPARATMLLMGGGHGWGPLDGMFDVMLDLPPRVQVLVITGKNEELRRRLQARARGMEDRIKIHGFTDQIDLFMAASDLLVGKSGGLTVSEAMARGVPMVVYRPIPGQEERNCDFLQEAGAAVRAHDLDELHFRVQRFVNHPEDQARMKESAVAIGKPKSAFDVARSVLGRVAGSVR